One Hordeum vulgare subsp. vulgare chromosome 4H, MorexV3_pseudomolecules_assembly, whole genome shotgun sequence DNA window includes the following coding sequences:
- the LOC123448689 gene encoding villin-2-like, producing the protein MSSAKQVLDPAFQGAGQKPGTEIWRIEDFKPVPLPKSDYGKFYCGDSYIVLQTTCNRGGAYLFDIHFWIGKDSSQDEAGTSAIKTVELDSMLGGRAVQHREPQGYESDKFISYFKPCIIPMEGGFASGFRKPEEEKFETRLYICKGKRAIRVKEVPFARSSLNHDDVFILDTEKKIYQFNGANSNIQERAKALEVIQHLKDKYHEGVCDVAIVDDGKLQAESDSGEFWVVFGGFAPIGKKAPCDDDVILETTPTKLYSVNNGKLTLEDTVLTKSILENTKCFLLDCGSELYVWVGRVTQVDDRKAASVAVEEFIVKQNRPKTTRVTQVIQGYEDHTFKSKFDSWPVSNAAGASAEDGRGKVAAMLKKKGDVKGASKNSPTVNEEVPPLLEVGGKLEVWCVDGSAKTALPKEDLGKFHSGDCYIVLYTYHSGDKREEFYLTCWIGKNSILEDQHMALQITNTIWNSMKARPVLGRIYQGKEPPQFIALFQPMVILKGGISCGYKNSVQEKGLPDETYPGTGVALVRIDGTPIHNNKTLQVDAVSTSLSSTNCFVLQSGNSVFIWIGNTSSYEQQQWAAKVAEFLKPGVAVKHCKEGTESSSFWSALGGKQNYSNINATQDVVREPHLYTFSFRNGKLEVTEVYNFSQDDLLTEDVMVLDTHAEVFVWMGQCVDTKEKQMAFEIGEKYIEHALTFEGLAPDVPLYKVSEGNEPCFFRTYFSWDSTRSLIHGNSFQKKLSLLFGMRSESGPKGSGDGGPTQRASALAALSSAFNPSSQDKQSTDRPQSSGDGGPTQRASALAALSSSLNTSGSQSRPGQGSQRAAAVAALSNSVSSQSPRNDAEGEAAEFDMVDEAERTEPDVSREETANENGGETIFSYDRLISKSTDPVRGIDYKRRETYLSDTEFQTVFGMNKEEFYQQPRWKQELQKRKADLF; encoded by the exons ATGTCAAGTGCAAAACAGGTCCTTGATCCTGCATTTCAAGGAGCTGGCCAAAAACC TGGGACAGAAATATGGCGGATTGAAGATTTTAAACCAGTTCCTTTGCCAAAGTCAGATTATGGTAAATTCTACTGTGGAGATTCATACATAGTTCTGCAG ACGACTTGTAACAGGGGTGGTGCTTACCTCTTTGACATTCACTTCTGGATTGGGAAAGATTCTAGTCAA GATGAAGCTGGCACTTCAGCAATCAAGACGGTTGAACTTGATAGCATGCTTGGGGGTCGTGCAGTCCAGCACAGGGAACCCCAAGGTTACGAATCTGATAAGTTCATATCATACTTCAAGCCATGCATTATACCCATGGAGGGAGGTTTTGCTTCTGGGTTTAGAAAGCCAGAGGAGGAAAAATTTGAAACGCGGCTGTATATTTGCAAAGGAAAGAGAGCTATCAGAGTCAAAGAG GTTCCATTTGCTCGTTCCTCATTAAACCACGACGATGTCTTTATCTTGGATACTGAAAAGAAAATATATCAATTCAATGGTGCTAACTCCAATATTCAAGAAAGAGCCAAAGCACTGGAAGTGATCCAACATTTAAAGGACAAGTACCATGAAGGAGTGTGTGATGTTGCAATTGTTG ATGATGGAAAATTGCAAGCAGAATCAGATTCAGGTGAATTCTGGGTCGTTTTTGGTGGTTTTGCACCAATAGGGAAGAAAGCTCCATGTGATGATGATGTTATTCTTGAAACTACACCAACAAAGCTTTACAG TGTCAATAATGGTAAACTGACGTTAGAAGATACCGTTTTGACAAAATCAATTCTTGAGAACACTAAATGCTTTCTACTTGACTGCGGGTCCGAGTTATATGTATGGGTTGGCCGGGTAACACAAGTGGATGATAGGAAAGCTGCAAGTGTGGCAGTggag GAATTCATTGTTAAGCAAAATAGGCCAAAGACAACAAGAGTGACTCAAGTAATTCAAGGTTATGAGGACCATACGTTCAAGTCCAAATTTGATTCGTGGCCTGTAAGTAATGCGGCAGGAGCCAGTGCGGAGGATGGCCGAGGAAAAGTTGCAG CGATGTTGAAGAAAAAAGGTGATGTCAAGGGAGCCTCCAAAAACAGCCCCACAGTAAATGAGGAAGTTCCTCCTTTGCTAGAAGTCGGGGGAAAGCTTGAG GTATGGTGTGTTGATGGCAGTGCTAAGACTGCTCTTCCGAAGGAAGATCTTGGAAAATTTCATAGCGGGGATTGTTATATTGTTCTCTATACATATCATTCGGGTGATAAAAGAGAAGAATTCTATCTAACTTGCTGGATTGGGAAGAATAGTATACTG GAAGATCAGCATATGGCTCTTCAAATAACTAATACGATTTGGAATTCAATGAAAGCAAGACCTGTTCTG GGTCGTATATATCAAGGGAAGGAGCCTCCACAGTTTATTGCTCTTTTCCAGCCCATGGTTATTCTTAAG GGTGGAATCAGCTGCGGATACAAGAATTCTGTACAAGAGAAGGGCTTGCCAGATGAAACATATCCTGGCACCGGTGTCGCTCTTGTTAGAATTGATGGAACGCCAATTCATAACAATAAAACACTTCAAGTTGATGCG GTGTCAACATCCTTGAGTTCTACAAACTGTTTTGTCCTGCAATCTGGAAATTCAGTGTTTATATGGATTGGCAACACAAGTTCTTATGAACAACAACAGTGGGCTGCAAAAGTTGCTGAGTTCTTGAAG CCTGGCGTTGCTGTCAAGCATTGCAAGGAGGGAACCGAGAGCTCTTCTTTCTGGTCTGCTCTTGGTGGAAAACAGAATTACTCAAATATAAATGCCACACAGGATGTTGTTAGAGAACCCCATCTGTACACATTCTCATTTAGGAATG GCAAGCTGGAG GTAACTGAAGTTTACAATTTTTCACAAGATGATTTGTTGACCGAAGATGTGATGGTACTTGACACACACGCCGAAGTCTTTGTTTGGATGGGTCAGTGTGTGGACACAAAAGAGAAACAAATGGCATTTGAAATTGGCGAG AAATACATAGAGCATGCGTTGACCTTCGAAGGTCTTGCACCTGACGTGCCTCTCTATAAAGTCAGTGAAGGGAATGAACCTTGCTTCTTTAGGACATACTTCTCCTGGGATAGCACCAGATCTCTG ATCCATGGGAATTCATTTCAGAAGAAACTTTCACTTCTTTTTGGAATGCGTTCAGAG AGTGGGCCTAAGGGCTCAGGTGATGGTGGACCAACTCAAAGGGCATCAGCACTGGCAGCACTTTCATCCGCTTTTAATCCATCTTCCCAAGATAAACAG TCTACTGATAGGCCTCAAAGCTCTGGTGATGGTGGACCTACTCAGCGTGCTTCAGCATTGGCTGCATTATCATCTTCACTCAATACGTCAGGTTCACAATCTCGTCCAGGTCAAGGTTCTCAGAGAGCAGCTGCTGTTGCAGCATTATCTAATTCAGTGTCTTCTCAAAGTCCCCGCAATG ATGCAGAGGGTGAAGCAGCAGAATTTGATATGGTGGATGAGGCGGAGCGAACTGAGCCTGACGTATCACGGGAAGAGACTGCCAACGAGAATGGTGGTGAAACAATCTTCAGCTATGACCGTCTGATATCAAAGTCTACCGACCCTGTCCGTGGGATAGATTACAAGCGCAGGGAG ACATATTTGTCGGACACTGAATTCCAGACTGTATTTGGTATGAACAAGGAGGAGTTCTACCAGCAGCCAAGGTGGAAGCAAGAATTGCAGAAAAGAAAAGCGGATCTTTTCTGA